One window from the genome of Syntrophales bacterium encodes:
- a CDS encoding NAD(P)H-dependent oxidoreductase has product MKKERREGYLQGKDLEKKFIQGGIQIMQVLVMYYSKSGHTRKLAEEIARGVKGVENVACLLKPISEVTKEDFITSDGIIAGSPVYFGGMAAEMKAVFDKYVGIRKNMEDKIGAAFATSGDPSGGKETTMMTIIHAFLIYGMIIVGDPLDATGHYGVSCVGAPDNHAADNAAKLGKRVALLVKKLKG; this is encoded by the coding sequence TTGAAGAAAGAGCGTAGAGAAGGGTATCTTCAGGGCAAAGATTTAGAGAAAAAATTTATCCAGGGAGGTATACAAATCATGCAGGTTTTAGTGATGTATTACTCCAAATCGGGACATACCAGGAAATTGGCCGAAGAAATCGCCAGGGGTGTCAAGGGAGTTGAAAATGTAGCCTGTCTTCTAAAGCCGATATCTGAAGTGACGAAAGAGGATTTTATAACTTCTGACGGCATTATCGCTGGTTCGCCCGTTTATTTTGGAGGAATGGCGGCAGAAATGAAGGCGGTTTTCGATAAATATGTTGGCATCCGCAAGAACATGGAAGATAAGATAGGCGCCGCCTTTGCAACGTCCGGCGATCCTTCCGGCGGAAAAGAGACGACCATGATGACGATCATCCACGCCTTTCTGATCTATGGTATGATTATCGTAGGGGACCCCTTAGATGCAACCGGTCATTACGGTGTTTCCTGTGTCGGAGCGCCGGATAACCATGCGGCCGACAATGCGGCAAAATTAGGAAAGAGGGTGGCACTGCTGGTCAAAAAATTGAAGGGCTAA
- a CDS encoding enoyl-CoA hydratase/isomerase family protein, which produces MSLVIYEKKGKIAHITLNRPEKLNALNPELVSELAKTWVDFRDDDDVWVGVLTGAGRAFCAGVDIASDVEMLEAMKGNPPSRVISWEKEAPVWRASPARYDVSKPIIAAINGYCLGGGL; this is translated from the coding sequence ATGTCGTTAGTTATCTATGAGAAGAAGGGTAAGATCGCCCATATTACCCTGAATCGTCCTGAGAAGTTGAACGCCCTGAATCCTGAGCTTGTCAGTGAGTTAGCGAAGACCTGGGTGGATTTCAGGGACGATGATGACGTGTGGGTGGGTGTACTCACAGGCGCGGGGAGGGCATTTTGCGCCGGGGTTGATATCGCATCGGACGTAGAGATGTTGGAGGCGATGAAGGGCAATCCTCCGTCAAGGGTGATCTCTTGGGAGAAAGAGGCGCCTGTTTGGCGTGCATCTCCTGCACGCTATGATGTCTCGAAACCCATTATTGCGGCCATCAACGGATATTGTCTTGGTGGAGGTTTGTGA
- a CDS encoding enoyl-CoA hydratase-related protein — protein sequence MEVCDWRWISDIRIAVESAQFGVPEPRLGMPATFTALLQRYIPRGVAYEMLLTTDRISVQRAYEVGLVNRIVSTDKLLPTATEMAERMCQNSPLAIRVVKELLRRGEDMSRPDAMSLTDHAIHSLMRTEDIMEGFKAFVEKRSPTWKER from the coding sequence GTGGAGGTTTGTGACTGGCGTTGGATAAGCGATATAAGGATTGCTGTTGAGAGCGCTCAATTTGGGGTACCGGAGCCGAGGTTGGGCATGCCGGCGACCTTTACCGCGCTTCTCCAGCGCTATATCCCCCGAGGGGTTGCCTATGAAATGCTCCTTACCACTGATAGAATCAGCGTTCAGAGGGCCTACGAGGTGGGGCTGGTGAACCGAATAGTTTCCACTGATAAGCTTCTCCCTACGGCAACGGAGATGGCGGAGAGGATGTGTCAAAATAGTCCTCTCGCAATAAGGGTAGTAAAAGAGCTGCTTCGGAGAGGCGAGGATATGAGCCGCCCTGATGCCATGTCTCTAACAGACCATGCAATTCATAGCCTGATGCGCACTGAGGACATAATGGAGGGTTTTAAAGCCTTCGTGGAGAAGAGGTCACCTACCTGGAAAGAGAGATAG
- a CDS encoding nitronate monooxygenase, whose amino-acid sequence MKNRITEILGSKYPIILGAMRFITLAEMAAAMSNAGGFGLIAASGMEAEPLRKQIRKARELTDEPIGINIPVYRPNAFDALEIAIEEGIKTITTSAGDAAKLIKRIKEAGIKVLHVAPTVDMAKKAEDAGVDAVIAVGTEAGGHVGHDEVSTLALIPQAVDAVKIPVVAAGGIGDARGWVAVHALGAEGIQMGTRFLATKECPISDVYKQAILAAKDNSTMIAAKKGFPLRTLKNKGVMAIRELEERGASQKEINAFVDKLGNEYRDDPDNMLMVAGQIAGLIREVMSIDELIRQMVEEAKGLSSELARTFCS is encoded by the coding sequence ATGAAAAACAGGATCACCGAGATATTGGGTTCTAAATACCCGATTATCTTAGGGGCGATGCGGTTTATTACCCTTGCTGAAATGGCGGCTGCCATGTCCAACGCTGGGGGCTTTGGTTTAATTGCTGCTTCAGGAATGGAAGCAGAGCCTTTGAGAAAACAGATTAGGAAAGCCCGTGAATTGACGGACGAACCCATCGGCATAAATATCCCCGTATACAGACCCAATGCCTTTGATGCCCTGGAGATAGCTATTGAAGAGGGGATAAAGACAATTACTACCTCTGCCGGGGATGCGGCCAAACTCATAAAGAGGATTAAAGAGGCAGGGATTAAGGTATTGCACGTGGCCCCTACAGTAGACATGGCGAAGAAGGCAGAGGATGCGGGGGTAGACGCTGTTATTGCCGTAGGAACGGAAGCAGGCGGACACGTGGGACATGATGAGGTGAGCACATTGGCTCTCATACCACAGGCAGTAGATGCGGTGAAAATACCGGTCGTTGCAGCAGGGGGTATAGGTGATGCACGGGGTTGGGTAGCGGTGCACGCCTTAGGTGCAGAGGGGATTCAGATGGGGACCCGTTTTCTTGCTACAAAGGAGTGTCCAATCTCTGATGTGTACAAGCAGGCGATCCTGGCCGCCAAAGATAATAGCACTATGATCGCAGCAAAAAAGGGCTTCCCCCTCAGGACGCTGAAAAATAAAGGAGTTATGGCTATCCGTGAATTGGAGGAAAGAGGAGCAAGCCAAAAGGAAATCAATGCTTTTGTAGACAAACTCGGCAATGAGTATAGAGATGATCCGGATAATATGCTCATGGTAGCAGGACAGATAGCTGGATTGATAAGGGAGGTTATGAGCATTGATGAGCTTATTAGACAGATGGTTGAAGAAGCCAAGGGATTATCTTCAGAGCTGGCTAGAACCTTTTGTTCATAG
- a CDS encoding enoyl-CoA hydratase, whose protein sequence is MEWEFVLFEKEGGVGTITLNRPEKYNALGGNMRQEILEALELACSDSDVRVIIFTGAGKAFCAGGDVDEFVSESTKAISKTATNERPAMSKIVLLINSVEKPVIASVNGVAAGGGCNLALSCDIRIASDRARFSEVFVKRGVHPDWGGVWFLPRLVGYAKAAELIFTGDIIDAEEALRIGMVNRIVPHDELPQATKELAQKIAKNAPIPIALAKRGLQNFYKMDLAQAVDYEVMTLSVCWNSEDRVEGMKSFVEKRDPVFRGR, encoded by the coding sequence ATGGAATGGGAATTCGTGTTATTTGAAAAGGAGGGCGGTGTTGGTACGATCACTTTAAATCGCCCTGAGAAATACAATGCCTTAGGCGGCAATATGCGACAGGAGATACTGGAAGCCCTTGAACTTGCCTGTTCGGATAGTGATGTAAGGGTTATAATTTTTACAGGAGCGGGGAAGGCATTTTGCGCAGGCGGCGATGTGGATGAATTTGTTTCTGAGAGCACAAAGGCCATTTCGAAGACTGCTACCAATGAACGACCTGCTATGAGTAAGATCGTTCTGTTAATCAATTCTGTAGAAAAACCGGTTATTGCCTCTGTCAATGGGGTGGCTGCAGGTGGTGGGTGCAACCTTGCCCTTTCGTGTGATATCCGGATTGCAAGTGACCGTGCCAGATTTTCCGAGGTATTTGTTAAGCGGGGAGTCCATCCGGATTGGGGAGGTGTATGGTTTTTGCCGAGGCTGGTTGGCTACGCCAAAGCAGCGGAATTGATCTTCACCGGGGATATAATAGACGCTGAAGAAGCGTTGCGAATTGGTATGGTTAATAGGATAGTGCCCCATGATGAACTTCCTCAGGCAACAAAGGAACTGGCCCAGAAGATCGCAAAAAACGCCCCGATACCAATAGCCCTGGCAAAGAGAGGCCTTCAGAATTTTTATAAGATGGACCTGGCCCAGGCAGTGGATTATGAAGTGATGACTCTCAGTGTGTGCTGGAACAGTGAAGATAGGGTTGAGGGTATGAAGTCTTTTGTTGAGAAACGGGATCCAGTTTTTAGAGGGAGATAA
- a CDS encoding class 1 fructose-bisphosphatase — MGEGISDYTKFTVDLRRQMWLAGVEVELRRLIWQIAVTGKYISAKIHESNRKLAGFRNIYGEEQLSLDRSADEILRNQLQFSGFVREYSSEEGDAVIKIGKGDEKYFVTADPLDGSSLVDSNLSIGTIIGIHKESIFAEGKKTMVAAMYITYGPLITMVYTAGKGTHEFVLNREGEYVLSEENITLKERGSIYSLGGLRKDWTAEHLSYVEYLEEAGYKLRYSGGFVPDINQILIKKGGIFTYPALKKSPRGKLRLLFELQPVAFIVEQAGGLATDGKEDILSIKVEELNQRCPIYIGSRFEVGKAKEFLAK, encoded by the coding sequence ATGGGCGAGGGTATATCGGATTATACAAAATTTACCGTTGACCTGCGGCGGCAAATGTGGCTGGCCGGTGTAGAGGTAGAACTCCGGAGGCTTATATGGCAAATAGCCGTTACAGGAAAATACATCTCTGCCAAGATCCACGAATCAAACCGGAAACTGGCCGGTTTTAGAAATATTTACGGGGAAGAGCAACTGTCCCTCGACAGAAGTGCCGACGAGATCCTCAGAAATCAACTTCAGTTTTCAGGATTTGTCCGGGAGTATAGCTCAGAGGAGGGTGATGCCGTTATAAAGATCGGCAAGGGTGACGAGAAATATTTCGTCACGGCGGATCCCCTTGATGGTTCTTCTCTCGTGGACAGTAATCTTTCCATCGGTACCATCATCGGCATTCATAAGGAGTCAATCTTTGCTGAAGGAAAAAAAACAATGGTAGCAGCTATGTATATCACGTATGGTCCCCTGATCACGATGGTATATACGGCTGGCAAAGGGACCCATGAGTTTGTTTTAAACAGGGAAGGGGAATATGTCCTCTCTGAGGAAAATATCACCTTGAAGGAACGGGGGTCAATTTACTCTCTGGGGGGATTGAGGAAGGACTGGACGGCGGAACACCTGAGCTATGTGGAATATCTGGAAGAGGCGGGATACAAACTCCGTTACAGCGGGGGGTTTGTACCGGACATTAATCAGATTCTGATCAAAAAGGGCGGCATCTTTACCTATCCTGCATTAAAAAAGAGCCCCCGGGGGAAATTACGCCTCCTGTTTGAGCTTCAACCCGTTGCATTCATCGTTGAACAGGCTGGCGGATTAGCCACCGATGGCAAAGAAGACATCCTGTCCATTAAGGTAGAAGAGTTAAATCAGCGTTGTCCCATCTATATAGGAAGCCGTTTTGAGGTGGGAAAGGCAAAGGAATTCCTGGCTAAATGA